The following is a genomic window from Peromyscus leucopus breed LL Stock chromosome 12, UCI_PerLeu_2.1, whole genome shotgun sequence.
tttggcttttcattaaaccagtctgagtaatgcatattcacactgtgcaaaaagattatcccacaacatgtCCCTCACTGCGAACCATAGTGCTAATCTCCTGACTTCCTCACACATACTTAGCTCTCACGGTTGCCCTGCTTGAGGACTGACAGGCAGGCAGCCCCTTTGCCCTCTCCCGAAGAGGAACAGTCATGTCTAGGCACCAAcccccttctctggcctcttccCCAAGGCTTTGCCCTGGCCTCTGGGTTCATGTGGTCATTGGGAGTTAGTCTGAAATGGGCTAGATCCTTGTGAAGGGTCCGAGTACTTCCTTGGTTCCAAGACCAGCACATTTAAAATATGCCACCATTTTATATACCACTAAGAAAGAATGGGGACCAATTATAAGATGTGTGTTTTTCCACAATCATGTCTCTGAGAATGGGACTTGTCTCGGAAGCATAATGGCCAGGTCTCCTTCTTGCCTCTGTGACAACCGGCCCTGTTTCAAAATCTCCCACGCTCACCTGGACACTAGCTGAACTGGAGGGGTTTTCAGACCTCAGGCCTCTCGATGGGATGAATCCGTAAAATGTCCCTGCATTTGTCCCTGCAACAAGGGGTGATGGGAAGTGCCTCCAGACCCCTTCCCGCTTCGCATTATTTTCGGTGATCtagttcctccttcctctgtttcttttcttcatcatcCTCTCCTCTGTAAAGAGATGAGTCTTGTAGGGGGTTGTTTCCTCTATTTTCTCATCCCCCTTTATTCCCTCTCTTTGAAGCCTGGGAGCAGGAAGTGCCTGAAAGGCAAATGGCAAACATAAAAAGCCAGTGTGGAAATGCAAGGGCCTAGCGTAGACCGCAAACCCCGGGGCATTGCCAAAGTGGCTGCTTGTTCACAAATGCCGTCTTCCTCCACTGAATCTCAGACAGTCACAGAGGGAAGGGCAGGGTCCAGAACCAGGTCTGGCTGGCCTTTCAAGAGCCTCTCATTGCGCGGTGGCACGTTATCCAGCACCgagcaggccaatctctgtgaattcgagccagctggctaccaatgagttcaggaaaggtgcaaagctacacagagaaaccctgtctcgaaaaaaaaaaaaaaaaaaagctctcacaCCAGACACCACCCCGCTGGCGGCCAGAGCCCTTAGGACACAAAGCTTGACTTTCATTGATTTGGGGTTTTCAATGagttgtttttccttcctttcccatacctgttttcctttccttgtttcttttctctctcttttttctctctcgcTGTAGACCGGATGGAACCATGAACCAAGTCGAAGGGGAAGCCAAACACACTAACCTCTCGGAGCCAGCCAAGCTCCTAGTCAAGTTTTTTGAGTGTAAGTATCCACTTCCCTCAGGGAGCATCAGGGACCGGAGATGTGTAGCTAGAAAGCCGGAGCCCTGTGTTCACACGCCTCCGAGTGCTTAATCTCGAGATTAAGAGGTGGCTGGTGACatggctcggtggataaagtgtttgccgtttgagcctgaggatctgagtctgatccctggaacccacctaAAGctagagagaactaactccacaagtgtcctctgacctctggagAAGGGTGGGCTTAATAGTTCTCACACCCCCCATGTGACACACCGACTCAGTGGGTCCCCAGAGCCCCGGAGGGGAGGCTTCCCTTGCCCTGGCCCTTCCTCATGCTCTGCCTCTGGTTCTCAGTGACGCCAGCCACACCATACTGGATCCTGATCACCGATTACGTGAACTACGCTCTGGTCTACTCCTGTACCACCATCATCTGGCTCTTCCACGTGGATTACGTTTGGATCCTGGGAAGAAACCCTTATCTTCCTCCAGAAACAGTAACCTACCTGAAAGATATCCTTATTTCTAACGGAATCGACACCCAAAAGATGATAAGCACTGATCAAACGAACTGCCCTGAATTCCCGTAAAGGGAGGGACAGCCACTCTGGGTTACTTCTATGCTTTGCGTCCCCGGctccaccccagctcctcacGAAGACAAACCGAGCGACTGTGACAAGGACCAGAGGGAAAGTCTGGCTATAGAAGCCCGTGGAGGGGCCTCAGGGGAAAGTTGATCCAAACCCAGCCAGATCCCAAACTGTCaccccaccgccgccgccgctagCCCAGTAATAAACCTTTTGCTGATCAGCTGTGTTCACAGTGGATTCTGAGTTAGAGTTATTGTGGGAGATTCATTAGAAGCAGATGGTGGGAAACCCTTCAGCGGTTATGTTTAGAAAAACAGCTCTGAACTGTCCTAATTTAAAGGATG
Proteins encoded in this region:
- the Apod gene encoding apolipoprotein D, with the protein product MVTMLLLLGTLAGLFTAAEGQSFHLGKCPTPSVQENFDVLKYLGRWYEIEKIPSSFERGDCNQANYLLMENGNIRMVNQERRPDGTMNQVEGEAKHTNLSEPAKLLVKFFELTPATPYWILITDYVNYALVYSCTTIIWLFHVDYVWILGRNPYLPPETVTYLKDILISNGIDTQKMISTDQTNCPEFP